One window of Scheffersomyces stipitis CBS 6054 chromosome 1, whole genome shotgun sequence genomic DNA carries:
- the DLD4 gene encoding mitochondrial lactate ferricytochrome c oxidoreductase gives STTKLSDLQTPKYCSNLELDIAIQELRSAGVEVKNTAVEIQHHTKNEFTPHLPLEHEKPKHIIYPNSTEQVSQIMKVLHKYSVPVVPFSGGTSLEGHFFSTREGVVVDTSKMNQILQVNYDDLDAVVQAGVNWQDLNKHLQPAGVMLGTDCGPNGLISGMINTNASGINASRYGAMIANVISITVVLADGTVVKTKKRPRKSSAGYNLTGLFIGSEGTLGIVTEATVKLHVIPKFETVVVAQFPDISASTKTVSDLFRAGIQPNAIELLDADMMKCLNYSGYCTREWLECPTIFFKIGGINKLVAEEYVKELRRVSYENNCKEFIFAENEEEQNELFDARKNAFYAMIQYGRNEIHEDVRIWVTDIAVPLSKLSPVLTEIHELIKNSGFESIILAHAADGNFHADLFYKEEDKAKCEAVINKMVKLGLENEGTCTGEHGVGNAKRNFLLMELGDDAIDLMRRLKLALDPKRILNPDKIFKIDPEDKGQY, from the coding sequence TCTACCACGAAACTTCTGGACTTACAAACTCCCAAGTATTGTAGTAATTTGGAGTTGGATATAGCAATACAAGAACTTAGGCTGGCAGGTGTTGAAGTAAAGAACACTGCTGTAGAGATTCAGCATCATACAAAGAATGAGTTTACACCTCATTTGCCATTGGAGCATGAAAAACCCAAACACATAATATATCCCAATTCTACTGAACAGGTTTCCCAGATAATGAAAGTGCTACATAAGTACAGTGTACCAGTAGTTCCCTTCAGTGGAGGCACTTCCCTCGAGGGCCATTTCTTTTCCACCCGAGAAGGTGTTGTAGTGGATACATCTAAGATGAACCAGATTCTCCAAGTCAACTATGACGACTTGGATGCTGTAGTTCAGGCTGGAGTTAATTGGCAGGATTTGAACAAGCACTTGCAGCCAGCAGGTGTGATGCTTGGAACCGATTGTGGGCCGAATGGGTTGATTTCCGGAATGATCAACACGAATGCCAGTGGAATCAATGCGTCACGTTACGGTGCTATGATAGCCAATGTCATCAGCATCACTGTAGTGTTAGCAGATGGAACCGTTGTAAAGACAAAAAAGCGACCACGTAAATCCAGTGCTGGTTACAATTTGACAGGGCTCTTTATTGGAAGTGAGGGAACTCTAGGAATTGTTACAGAAGCAACCGTAAAGCTACATGTCATTCCTAAATTTGAAACTGTGGTTGTAGCTCAATTTCCTGATATTCTGGCCAGCACAAAAACCGTCTCTGATTTGTTCAGAGCAGGAATTCAACCAAATGCCattgagttgttggatgCAGATATGATGAAGTGTTTGAATTACAGTGGATACTGTACAAGAGAATGGCTCGAGTGTCCCAcgatcttcttcaagatcgGAGGAATCAACAAGCTAGTTGCTGAAGAATACGTAAAGGAGCTTCGTAGAGTCAGTTACGAGAATAACTGTAAAGAGTTTATTTTTGccgaaaatgaagaagaacagaacGAACTATTCGATGCCAGAAAAAATGCATTTTACGCTATGATCCAATATGGTAGGAACGAAATTCACGAAGATGTACGAATTTGGGTTACTGATATCGCTGTTCCGTTGTCGAAATTATCGCCTGTATTGACAGAGATCCACGAATTGATCAAAAACTCTGGTTTCGAGTCTATTATTTTAGCCCATGCTGCTGATGGGAATTTCCATGCCGATCTattctacaaagaagaagataaagcGAAGTGCGAAGCTGTTATCAACAAGATGGTCAAACTTGGTTTAGAAAACGAAGGAACATGTACCGGTGAACATGGAGTGGGTAATGCCAAGCGAAACTTCTTACTTATGGAATTGGGCGACGACGCTATAGATTTGATGAGAAGATTAAAACTTGCATTGGATCCCAAGCGAATCTTGAATCCTGATAAGATTTTTAAAATTGACCCCGAAGATAAGGGTCAATATTAA